The Astatotilapia calliptera chromosome 14, fAstCal1.2, whole genome shotgun sequence genome includes a region encoding these proteins:
- the kctd14 gene encoding BTB/POZ domain-containing protein KCTD14, whose product MSLPDYKSTEKPPSSAAPNFHVVQLNVGGHLYTTTLSTLRKHSDSKLAEIFSGPPKLRTDTQGCYFIDRDGSHFGAILEFLRSEQLPKENIQEVHKEAIHYNIKPLIKLLEETPRLFGELVGRQQFLSRVPHYKENIEVLIRIARAEAIAARHSYIIICVLRTEEDLGFYDNAINSLEAAKESVVTFGPWKAAPLVKDLLDCVKMDIENQGYRVSIQPHAVEKSFLSRSYDYFYQLTFTWW is encoded by the exons ATGAGTCTGCCGGACTACAAATCAACAGAAAAACCGCCTTCGTCCGCGGCTCCG AACTTTCATGTTGTGCAGTTAAATGTCGGGGGTCACCTGTACACCACCACTCTGAGCACGCTCAGGAAGCACTCCGACTCCAAGCTGGCGGAGATCTTCAGCGGACCGCCCAAACTGCGTACTGACACACAGGGATGCTACTTCATTGACCGCGATGGGTCACACTTTGGAGCCATCCTGGAGTTCCTGAGATCAGAACAGCTGCCCAAGGAGAACATCCAGGAG GTTCATAAGGAGGCGATCCACTACAACATCAAACCGCTGATCAAACTCTTGGAGGAGACTCCTCGGCTGTTTGGAGAGCTGGTGGGAAGGCAGCAGTTCCTCTCCAGAGTCCCACACTACAAGGAAAACATCGAG GTTCTGATTCGTATCGCCAGGGCCGAGGCCATCGCCGCACGCCACTCCTACATCATCATCTGCGTGCTGAGGACGGAGGAGGATTTGGGCTTCTATGATAATGCCATTAACAGCTTGGAGGCGGCTAAGGAGTCGGTGGTGACGTTCGGGCCGTGGAAGGCCGCCCCGTTGGTCAAAGATCTGCTGGACTGTGTAAAGATGGACATCGAGAACCAGGGCTACAGGGTGAGCATCCAGCCTCACGCCGTGGAGAAGAGCTTCCTGTCCAGGAGCTATGACTACTTTTATCAACTCACATTCACCTggtggtga
- the rps3 gene encoding small ribosomal subunit protein uS3, translating to MAVQISKKRKFVADGIFKAELNEFLTRELAEDGYSGVEVRVTPTRTEIIILATRTQNVLGEKGRRIRELTAVVQKRFGFPEGSVELYAEKVATRGLCAIAQAESLRYKLLGGLAVRRACYGVLRFIMESGAKGCEVVVSGKLRGQRAKSMKFVDGLMIHSGDPVNYYVDTAVRHVLLRQGVLGIKVKIMLPWDPSGKIGPKKPLPDHVSIVEPKEETLPTTPMSEQKGAKPEVPVMPQGAPVPTA from the exons ATGGCGGTGCAAATCTCCAAGAAGAGGAAG TTCGTCGCAGACGGTATCTTCAAGGCCGAGCTGAATGAGTTCCTGACTCGTGAGCTTGCCGAGGATGGTTACTCCGGTGTGGAGGTGCGCGTGACTCCAACCAGGACTGAGATCATCATCCTGGCCACAAG GACCCAGAATGTTCTTGGAGAGAAGGGTCGTCGGATCAGAGAGCTGACCGCTGTGGTCCAGAAGAGGTTTGGCTTCCCCGAGGGCAGCGTGGAG cTGTATGCTGAGAAAGTTGCCACTCGTGGTCTGTGTGCCATCGCTCAGGCTGAGTCTCTGCGCTACAAACTGCTGGGAGGCCTGGCTGTGCGCAG GGCTTGCTATGGCGTTCTGAGGTTCATCATGGAGAGTGGCGCCAAGGGCTGCGAAGTCGTCGTGTCCGGCAAGCTGAGGGGTCAGAGGGCCAAGTCCATGAAGTTTGTGGACGGTCTGATGATCCACAGCGGAGACCCCGTCAACTACTACGTCGACACAGCCGTCCGCCACGTCCTGCTGAGGCAGG GTGTGCTGGGCATCAAGGTGAAGATCATGCTGCCCTGGGACCCCAGCGGTAAGATCGGCCCCAAGAAGCCCCTGCCCGACCACGTCAGCATTGTGGAGCCCAAGGAGGAGACCCTGCCCACCACACCAATGTCTGAGCAGAAGGGGGCCAAGCCAGAGGTGCCCGTCATGCCCCAGGGAGCACCTGTACCCACTGCATAA